One Engystomops pustulosus chromosome 7, aEngPut4.maternal, whole genome shotgun sequence DNA window includes the following coding sequences:
- the LOC140070129 gene encoding olfactory receptor 5P68-like — protein MEDINSTLVTEFILLAFDDYPQFHILLFVVCLVIYITCITGNIIIFLLIQFDVTLHAPMYYFISRFAILEILYVSIIVPKLLDILIAGGNRISFAACFLQLYCADTTGIVVCLLLTVMVFDRHFAITNPLRYMVIMSQWRVKLAIFPWVVGLVTDLSPTILTASLQFCGPNQIDHFYCDVGPLQNLACSDPYISNLMTILAAIFMVFTMFIIIIGFYTNIIITVLKIKTTEGKYKAFSTCSSHLIVACLFFSTATIVYVGPNGSKYEKFFALIYRVVIPLLNPFIYTLRNNDVKLAFFRTLKEFKEKHLMFLTCKG, from the coding sequence ATGGAGGACATTAACAGCACCCTTGTCACCGAATTTATTTTACTTGCATTTGATGATTATCCTCAGTTTCACATTTTGCTTTTTGTGGTCTGTTTGGTCATTTATATCACATGTATAACTGGGAACATTATTATATTTCTCCTTATTCAGTTCGATGTTACTCTTCACGCTccaatgtattattttataagcagatttgccattttggaaatttTATATGTTTCTATCATTGTCCCTAAACTCTTAGATATTCTTATTGCAGGTGGAAACAGGATCAGTTTTGCGGCCTGCTTCCTGCAGTTATATTGCGCTGATACGACTGGTATTGTAGTGTGTCTCCTTCTCACTGTAATGGTTTTTGATAGACATTTTGCTATCACAAATCCGTTGCGATATATGGTTATCATGAGTCAATGGCGCGTCAAGCTCGCTATCTTTCCATGGGTTGTTGGTTTGGTCACCGATTTGTCACCCACCATCTTGACAGCATCTTTACAATTCTGTGGTCCCAACCAGATTGACCATTTCTACTGCGATGTAGGACCACTACAGAATTTAGCATGTTCTGATCCATACATCAGTAACCTTATGACAATCCTAGCAGCCATCTTTATGGTGTTTACCATGTTTATTATAATAATCGGATTTTATACTAACATCATAATTACAGTGTTAAAGATCAAAACTACAGAAGGGAAAtataaagccttctccacctgctcttCCCACCTTATTGTAGCCTGTCTCTTCTTCAGTACAGCCACCATAGTCTATGTTGGGCCTAATGGAAGCAAATATGAGAAGTTTTTTGCCCTTATATATCGAGTTGTCATCCCACTTTTAAACCCTTTCATTTATACATTAAGAAACAATGATGTAAAGTTGGCGTTCTTTAGGACATTGAAAGAGTTTAAGGAAAAACACCTTATGTTTCTCACTTGTAAGGGTTAA